In one window of Anabaena sphaerica FACHB-251 DNA:
- a CDS encoding LysM peptidoglycan-binding domain-containing M23 family metallopeptidase, with product MTFRYRPMFLCSLISTLGLISPLKELKSANAAEPSCPTPALSRIQKHQVTRGETLDSIAQRYKLMPATIINMNPSVNNGTVTTGSQLQIPPFNGIVVQVPNGQTWRQVAANYKVRPDTLFEINGCQQNPRVVFVPSVSGVTGTPNRITASSGVQTAPSESITGYPLANPTTVALAYGWQIHPITGKVFFHSGVDLVAPVGTPVEAIAPGIVVFAKDQASYGKLVIINHAGGLQTRYAQLETIQVTLGQNIKPGDILGTVGATGQPTSRETHLHFEIRANEPLGWAAKDPKEYLTK from the coding sequence ATGACTTTTCGCTATCGTCCAATGTTTCTCTGTAGCTTAATTAGCACTTTGGGGCTAATATCCCCACTAAAAGAACTGAAAAGCGCCAATGCTGCTGAACCAAGTTGTCCAACTCCCGCTTTATCTCGCATCCAAAAACATCAAGTTACTCGTGGTGAGACTTTAGATAGCATAGCCCAACGATACAAACTCATGCCAGCAACAATTATTAACATGAATCCATCTGTAAATAACGGCACAGTTACAACTGGTAGTCAGCTTCAGATTCCCCCCTTCAATGGAATTGTAGTACAAGTACCTAATGGTCAAACTTGGCGACAGGTGGCCGCAAATTACAAAGTTCGGCCAGATACTTTATTTGAGATCAATGGTTGTCAACAAAACCCCAGAGTTGTATTTGTTCCCAGTGTTTCTGGGGTGACAGGAACGCCGAATCGGATTACTGCTTCATCTGGTGTACAAACTGCACCATCAGAAAGTATAACCGGATATCCTTTAGCTAATCCTACAACTGTAGCCTTAGCTTATGGGTGGCAAATTCATCCGATTACAGGTAAAGTTTTCTTTCATAGTGGTGTAGATTTAGTAGCACCAGTGGGTACACCTGTGGAAGCGATCGCTCCCGGTATTGTAGTATTTGCTAAAGACCAGGCCAGCTACGGCAAATTAGTCATTATTAATCACGCAGGTGGACTGCAAACTCGTTACGCCCAATTAGAAACAATTCAAGTTACCCTGGGACAAAATATAAAACCAGGTGACATATTAGGAACTGTTGGTGCTACAGGACAACCAACGTCTAGAGAAACACACCTACACTTTGAAATCCGTGCTAATGAACCTCTTGGTTGGGCGGCAAAAGATCCAAAAGAGTATTTGACAAAATGA
- a CDS encoding DUF760 domain-containing protein — translation MVFDPDFLNDNSEEHTNQLLNDQLGENPNQLLKYLQHQSPDVLARVAQSVSPEIKQIISQNVQGLVGMLPAESFNVQITTDRDNLAGLLASAMMTGYFLRQMEQRMQLEHLSNQ, via the coding sequence ATGGTGTTTGATCCTGACTTTTTGAATGACAACTCTGAGGAACACACTAATCAGCTTCTGAACGATCAATTGGGGGAAAACCCGAATCAGTTATTGAAATATTTACAACATCAATCTCCCGACGTTCTAGCCCGTGTAGCCCAGTCTGTCAGCCCGGAAATTAAACAAATCATTTCCCAGAATGTCCAAGGACTAGTGGGAATGCTCCCAGCAGAGAGTTTTAATGTCCAAATTACTACAGATCGGGATAACTTAGCGGGGCTGTTAGCATCAGCAATGATGACTGGTTATTTTTTGCGCCAGATGGAACAAAGAATGCAATTAGAGCATTTGTCTAATCAATAG
- a CDS encoding isochorismatase, with amino-acid sequence MTQPTRLPIPPHFNPNKVGEVYRVPYQQLASAAEASTKQYNIPPASIDKNRICLLLIDVQNTFCIPDFELYVGGQTGTGAVEDNQRLCEFIYRHLGIITKIIPTLDTHTTMQIFHPIFWINADGEHPTPAATNITPADIEAGIWQVNPAVANSVTNGDYELLKKQAFHYVQQLSQDGKYPLTVWPYHSMLGGIGHALVSAVEEAIFFHSIARQSQTQFELKGENPLTENYSILRPEVLTGFDEKPIGQKNTKLIKQLLEYDAVIIGGQAKSHCVAWTIDDLLTEIQQIDSTLTNKIYLLEDCTSPVVVPGIVDYTEQANASFARFAAAGMHIIKSTELVMGNW; translated from the coding sequence ATGACACAACCAACCCGACTCCCCATTCCTCCCCACTTCAACCCCAACAAAGTCGGTGAAGTATACCGCGTACCTTATCAACAACTTGCATCGGCAGCGGAAGCATCGACAAAACAATATAATATCCCCCCAGCATCCATAGATAAAAACCGCATTTGTCTATTATTAATAGATGTCCAAAATACCTTTTGTATTCCTGATTTTGAATTATATGTAGGTGGACAAACTGGAACTGGTGCAGTTGAAGATAATCAAAGATTGTGTGAGTTTATTTATCGCCACTTGGGCATAATTACCAAAATTATCCCTACCCTAGATACTCACACAACTATGCAAATTTTTCATCCAATTTTTTGGATCAATGCAGATGGAGAACATCCTACACCAGCAGCAACTAATATCACACCCGCAGATATTGAAGCAGGTATTTGGCAAGTTAACCCAGCAGTTGCTAATAGTGTGACAAATGGTGATTATGAACTTCTGAAAAAACAAGCTTTTCATTATGTTCAACAACTTAGTCAAGATGGGAAATATCCCCTCACAGTTTGGCCTTATCATTCTATGTTAGGGGGAATTGGTCATGCTTTGGTTTCAGCGGTAGAAGAAGCAATCTTTTTTCATAGTATCGCCCGTCAAAGTCAAACCCAATTTGAATTAAAAGGAGAAAATCCCTTAACAGAAAATTATTCTATTTTACGTCCCGAAGTTTTAACAGGATTTGATGAAAAACCAATTGGACAAAAAAACACAAAATTGATCAAACAACTTTTAGAATATGATGCGGTGATTATTGGTGGACAAGCAAAAAGTCATTGTGTGGCGTGGACAATTGACGATTTATTAACAGAAATTCAACAGATAGATAGCACCCTGACAAATAAAATCTATCTGTTAGAAGATTGCACCTCACCTGTTGTGGTTCCGGGAATTGTTGACTACACAGAACAAGCTAACGCCAGCTTTGCTAGATTTGCAGCGGCAGGAATGCACATCATTAAATCAACAGAATTGGTAATGGGTAATTGGTAA
- a CDS encoding HhoA/HhoB/HtrA family serine endopeptidase, translating into MKLSVKELAVYLFLVAIGSSLGVFGSRYLPSNGSFQELKNVTVAVPSESVIAYPSQGMTNSVGGDNVNFIATAVQKVGPAVVRINATRKVANPIFEAFKNPVWRRFFGEDEEPIPQERIERGTGSGFILSADGQLLTNAHVVAQTDTVLVTLKDGRTFEGKVVGVDAVTDVAVVKIPADKLPTVKLGNSQNLIPGQWAIAIGNPLGLDNTVTIGIISATGRTSTQVGVPNKRVSFIQTDAAINPGNSGGPLLNAQGEVIGVNTAIRTDAQGLGFAIPIETAARIANELLTKGKADHPSLGIEIADLSPTKKQQLNQDNQLSIQPDVGIVIKKVLKDSTADQGGLIPGDVIQKINGKPVNITAQLQKIIDSSQVGEILEIEVNRKGKTQTFKVRSGTDTPN; encoded by the coding sequence ATGAAGTTATCTGTGAAGGAATTAGCCGTTTACCTGTTTTTAGTGGCTATTGGCAGTAGTCTTGGTGTGTTTGGTAGTCGATATTTGCCTAGCAATGGCTCTTTTCAAGAGTTAAAAAATGTCACAGTGGCTGTACCTTCAGAATCTGTGATTGCTTATCCTTCTCAGGGGATGACGAATTCTGTTGGCGGCGATAATGTAAACTTTATTGCTACTGCTGTACAGAAAGTAGGCCCTGCGGTTGTACGAATTAATGCTACTCGAAAAGTGGCAAATCCGATTTTTGAAGCTTTTAAAAATCCTGTGTGGCGGCGTTTTTTTGGAGAAGACGAAGAACCAATTCCTCAAGAACGAATTGAGCGCGGTACAGGATCAGGGTTTATTTTAAGCGCCGATGGTCAATTATTAACCAATGCTCATGTAGTCGCACAGACAGATACAGTATTAGTTACCCTCAAAGATGGCCGAACTTTTGAGGGTAAGGTGGTGGGGGTTGATGCTGTCACCGATGTAGCAGTAGTCAAAATTCCTGCGGATAAATTGCCTACCGTTAAGTTAGGCAATTCACAAAACTTAATTCCTGGTCAGTGGGCGATCGCTATTGGCAATCCTTTAGGTTTAGATAATACTGTCACTATTGGTATCATCAGCGCCACCGGCCGCACCAGCACCCAGGTAGGCGTTCCCAATAAACGCGTTAGCTTCATCCAAACCGATGCAGCCATTAACCCTGGTAACTCTGGCGGACCCCTCTTAAATGCCCAAGGTGAAGTTATCGGCGTTAATACCGCTATCCGCACCGATGCTCAAGGGCTGGGTTTTGCTATTCCCATTGAAACTGCCGCTCGCATAGCTAATGAGCTATTGACTAAGGGAAAAGCAGATCATCCTTCTTTGGGCATTGAAATAGCAGACCTTTCACCTACCAAAAAACAGCAGTTGAATCAGGATAATCAACTCAGCATTCAGCCAGATGTTGGCATTGTGATTAAGAAAGTTCTCAAAGATTCAACAGCAGACCAAGGAGGATTGATCCCCGGAGACGTGATTCAAAAAATCAACGGTAAACCAGTCAACATCACAGCCCAATTACAGAAGATTATTGATTCAAGTCAAGTCGGAGAGATTCTTGAAATCGAAGTCAACCGTAAGGGCAAAACTCAAACCTTCAAAGTACGCTCAGGAACTGACACCCCAAATTAG
- a CDS encoding glycosyltransferase family 9 protein — protein sequence MRVVALVPGSIGDQILFFPTLDDLKRSYPDAQIDVVVEPRSKAAYQVSKSVHEVLTFDYKDRNSLADWGNLVGTIRDREYDVAITAGESWFVGLFLWLTGIPTRIGFKSKGAGFLTNVVSANTSKYVPAMYHDLLRPLGINTLCPELAVNVLKPDIEWAQQQQKRLGINETGYILIYGGSGKLSQIDGADTSYPVAGWQQIIQDFQHKQPDLPVVVIKETDDDQFLSSLLEYCPGIKVISPDDIGKLTAIIGGASLMLSINSVPLQLAVAVQTYTIALLGYTDPGKLLPTSDKFQAIKSPTGKMADIPPATVLEKIWGA from the coding sequence ATGCGAGTAGTAGCCCTTGTACCTGGTTCAATTGGCGACCAAATTCTCTTTTTTCCCACTTTGGATGATCTCAAGCGTTCGTATCCGGACGCGCAGATAGATGTCGTTGTGGAACCCCGGTCAAAGGCTGCCTACCAAGTGAGCAAGTCAGTTCACGAGGTATTGACCTTTGATTACAAAGATCGTAATAGTTTAGCAGATTGGGGTAACTTGGTAGGCACGATTCGCGATCGCGAATATGATGTCGCCATTACTGCTGGGGAAAGTTGGTTTGTGGGTTTATTTCTCTGGTTGACAGGAATTCCTACACGTATTGGCTTCAAAAGCAAGGGTGCAGGTTTTCTCACGAACGTTGTATCTGCGAACACATCCAAATATGTGCCTGCCATGTATCATGACCTGTTGCGACCTTTGGGGATTAATACACTATGCCCAGAGTTAGCAGTAAATGTACTTAAACCAGATATTGAATGGGCGCAGCAACAACAAAAACGATTGGGGATAAATGAAACAGGTTACATCCTAATTTATGGTGGTTCTGGCAAGTTGTCCCAAATCGATGGTGCAGATACCAGCTATCCTGTAGCTGGTTGGCAGCAAATTATTCAAGATTTTCAACACAAACAGCCTGATTTACCCGTGGTGGTAATTAAAGAAACTGATGATGATCAATTTTTGTCATCGCTTCTAGAATATTGTCCAGGTATTAAAGTGATTTCCCCTGATGATATTGGCAAATTAACTGCCATAATTGGTGGTGCAAGTTTGATGTTATCCATCAACAGTGTGCCATTACAACTTGCTGTAGCCGTACAAACTTATACTATCGCCCTACTAGGTTATACAGACCCCGGAAAGTTATTACCAACAAGTGATAAATTCCAAGCGATTAAATCCCCCACAGGAAAAATGGCAGATATTCCACCCGCAACCGTTTTAGAAAAAATCTGGGGAGCTTGA
- a CDS encoding Fur family transcriptional regulator gives MQKPAISTKAIRSLEDALDRCQMLGMRVSRQRRFILELLWQANEHLSAREIYDRLNQQGKDIGHTSVYQNLEALSSQGIIECIEHCDGRLYGNISDAHSHVNCIDTNQILDVHIELPTELIDQVEAQTGVKISGYTINFFGHRNLQSDENGH, from the coding sequence ATGCAAAAGCCAGCTATTTCTACAAAAGCAATTCGTTCCTTAGAAGATGCTCTAGATCGGTGTCAAATGCTGGGTATGCGCGTCAGCCGCCAGCGACGTTTTATTCTAGAATTACTCTGGCAAGCAAATGAACATCTTTCAGCCAGAGAGATTTATGATCGCTTGAACCAACAAGGTAAAGACATTGGTCATACTTCTGTTTATCAAAATTTAGAAGCCTTATCCAGTCAGGGTATTATTGAGTGTATTGAACATTGTGATGGGCGTTTATACGGTAATATCAGTGATGCCCACAGCCACGTCAACTGTATAGATACAAATCAAATTTTGGATGTGCATATAGAACTACCCACAGAGTTGATTGATCAAGTTGAAGCGCAGACAGGAGTCAAGATTAGTGGCTACACTATTAACTTTTTTGGACACCGTAACCTACAATCAGATGAGAATGGTCATTAA
- the ispD gene encoding 2-C-methyl-D-erythritol 4-phosphate cytidylyltransferase: protein MYLLIPAAGSGKRMGADRNKLLLQVSSKTLIAWTLLAAEAASAISWIGIISQPHDWDDFKEIMADLKLSKPVEFIPGGSTRQESVYNGLLALPEAAEQVLIHDGARCLATPDLLNACAAAIRHCPGLIAAIPVKDTIKVVDENGIIESTPNREQLWAAQTPQGFDVKLLKECHAEGVRQGWEVTDDAALFERCGIEVRIVPGEETNLKVTTPQDLAIAEFILSDR, encoded by the coding sequence GTGTATTTATTAATTCCTGCCGCAGGTAGCGGCAAAAGAATGGGTGCTGATCGCAATAAACTTTTACTACAGGTAAGCTCAAAAACGCTGATTGCTTGGACTTTGTTAGCTGCGGAAGCTGCGAGTGCTATCAGTTGGATTGGGATTATTTCCCAACCTCACGACTGGGATGACTTCAAAGAGATTATGGCTGATTTAAAGCTCTCTAAACCAGTGGAATTTATTCCCGGTGGTTCCACCCGCCAAGAGTCGGTTTACAATGGCTTGCTGGCTCTCCCAGAGGCTGCTGAACAAGTATTAATTCATGACGGGGCGAGATGTTTAGCTACACCTGATTTACTCAATGCCTGTGCAGCGGCTATTCGTCATTGTCCGGGGTTAATTGCGGCTATACCTGTAAAAGACACAATTAAAGTTGTGGATGAAAACGGCATAATTGAAAGTACACCTAACCGAGAACAACTTTGGGCGGCTCAAACTCCCCAAGGGTTTGATGTGAAGTTGTTGAAAGAATGTCATGCTGAAGGTGTGCGTCAAGGGTGGGAAGTGACGGATGATGCAGCTTTGTTTGAAAGATGTGGAATTGAAGTACGGATAGTACCAGGAGAGGAAACTAATTTGAAAGTGACGACTCCTCAAGATTTAGCGATCGCAGAATTTATTCTAAGTGACAGGTGA
- the scpB gene encoding SMC-Scp complex subunit ScpB, producing MSKQNIAIAIKIEAILYLKGKPLSLSEIADYAGCDRATAEEGIIELMDNYARRDSALEVVETSNGYSLQVRSDFHDLVKILIPVELGVGALRTLAAIALNSPILQSDLIELRGSGVYQHVPELVELGFVRKRRDGESRSYSLQVTPKFHQYFQIDQLPEIIPKTVKEQQLELELEVTGDR from the coding sequence ATGTCCAAGCAGAACATAGCCATAGCAATCAAAATAGAAGCGATTTTGTATTTAAAGGGTAAACCCTTATCTTTGAGTGAAATTGCCGATTATGCTGGGTGCGATCGCGCTACAGCTGAAGAAGGAATAATTGAACTCATGGATAATTATGCCCGTCGAGATAGTGCGCTCGAAGTCGTAGAAACATCAAATGGTTATAGTTTGCAAGTAAGGTCAGATTTTCATGATTTAGTCAAAATTTTGATACCTGTAGAATTAGGTGTAGGAGCTTTGCGGACTTTAGCAGCGATCGCTCTCAACAGTCCCATCCTCCAAAGCGATTTGATTGAACTACGCGGTTCAGGTGTATATCAGCACGTTCCTGAACTGGTAGAATTAGGATTTGTTCGCAAACGCCGAGATGGAGAATCTCGTTCGTACTCATTACAAGTCACACCGAAATTTCACCAATATTTTCAAATTGATCAACTTCCTGAAATTATTCCCAAAACAGTGAAAGAACAGCAGTTAGAACTAGAGTTAGAGGTGACAGGTGATAGGTGA
- a CDS encoding CRR6 family NdhI maturation factor, whose product MTITISLNSNSINNLDLSPALTVIEPLLQEESITSQEQQLRFEINYTREANDPRELSEIPEVRLWFVRLDAKYPWLPFLLDWKAGELARYTAMLVPHQFSSKEGIQYNPEALEIFLMHKIFILSDWLKQQSIPTQFRLKSLAQILGYELEDAFFEMIEQR is encoded by the coding sequence ATGACAATCACAATCAGCCTCAATAGCAACTCCATTAACAATCTGGATTTGTCACCTGCATTAACGGTGATTGAACCACTGCTGCAAGAGGAATCCATTACATCCCAGGAACAGCAACTGCGCTTTGAAATTAACTACACACGGGAAGCAAATGATCCAAGGGAGCTTTCAGAAATTCCAGAGGTAAGGTTGTGGTTTGTGCGTTTAGATGCGAAATATCCGTGGTTGCCATTTTTACTAGACTGGAAAGCTGGGGAATTGGCGCGTTATACTGCTATGCTAGTACCCCATCAATTTAGTTCTAAAGAAGGTATACAGTACAACCCTGAAGCCTTAGAAATCTTTTTGATGCACAAAATTTTTATTTTGAGTGATTGGCTAAAACAGCAAAGTATTCCTACTCAATTCCGGCTTAAGTCTCTAGCCCAAATCCTGGGTTATGAATTAGAAGATGCTTTCTTTGAAATGATTGAACAAAGGTAA